One genomic region from Nymphaea colorata isolate Beijing-Zhang1983 chromosome 12, ASM883128v2, whole genome shotgun sequence encodes:
- the LOC116265440 gene encoding pentatricopeptide repeat-containing protein At3g62890-like: protein MITVLHFGATRYTCSCLMSRPPCRGVHSLPRLKQLFEKAPSPSNSSSWVAAMKGASSPLEALGFYAHMHRQGVLPNSFLCLLVLKYCTALSHPYMILHFHAHFLKIALHGHLYVGTALVNAYASCNRIADAQKMFDEMSARNTVTWNTLITGYSKCGDIETAWLVFDAVPERNVESWSAIISGHMRVSRWAQGLELFREMQLAGVKPDKVALINVLSACAQVGSMGLGMWIHAYIQKNGFELRVELGTALVDMYAKCGFIDGAQQVFGLMPEKNIMTWSAMISGLAMHGCGKEALDLFQEMQAAGVRPNGFTLTGVLSACSHAGLVGEGKKFFHNMTKQYGVIPRIEHYGCLVDLLSRSGLLDEAYDLVKSMRMKPNIVVWGALLGGCKIHKQIQLGEHIIEHILQQQLVNPEDNGGVYALICNMYAAFGNWKDAERMRHMIKIKQVKRTPGSSLIEVGDMVHEFVVADKLHPQRQEILEMLGEIFQQLEAIGYRANTSPVFYDIEEEEKECAIRYHSEKLAIAFALMSLCSDVSVRIVKNLRICDDCHNFAKSVSEVYGREIIIRDKARFHHFKQGSCSCMDYW from the coding sequence ATGATCACTGTTCTTCACTTTGGTGCAACGAGGTACACCTGTTCTTGCTTAATGAGCAGGCCTCCATGTCGCGGAGTGCATTCACTGCCTAGGCTGAAGCAACTGTTTGAGAAAGCACCGTCGCCGTCCAATTCTTCTTCATGGGTGGCTGCCATGAAAGGAGCTTCATCCCCTCTTGAAGCATTGGGCTTTTACGCCCACATGCACCGACAGGGTGTGCTCCCCAACAGCTTCCTTTGCCTCTTGGTCCTCAAATACTGCACTGCTCTATCCCACCCCTACATGATTCTCCACTTCCATGCCCACTTTCTCAAGATCGCTCTCCATGGTCATCTCTACGTTGGTACCGCACTCGTCAATGCTTATGCAAGTTGTAACAGGATTGCGGATGCTCAGAAAATGTTCGACGAAATGTCCGCAAGAAACACTGTCACATGGAACACCTTGATCACTGGATATTCCAAATGTGGGGACATTGAAACGGCATGGTTGGTATTTGACGCCGTACCGGAAAGGAATGTGGAGTCTTGGTCTGCTATAATTTCGGGGCATATGAGAGTTAGTAGGTGGGCTCAAGGCCTTGAACTTTTCAGGGAGATGCAGTTGGCTGGTGTCAAGCCTGATAAGGTGGCCCTCATAAATGTGCTGTCTGCTTGTGCTCAGGTTGGTAGCATGGGGCTCGGCATGTGGATCCATGCCTACATTCAGAAAAATGGTTTTGAGTTACGAGTTGAGCTTGGAACGGCGTTAGTTgacatgtatgcaaaatgtgggTTCATAGATGGTGCTCAGCAGGTGTTCGGTTTGATGCCTGAGAAGAACATAATGACATGGAGTGCCATGATCAGTGGGTTGGCCATGCATGGATGTGGCAAAGAGGCTCTTGACCTGTTCCAGGAGATGCAAGCAGCTGGGGTCAGACCAAATGGATTTACATTAACTGGAGTTCTAAGCGCATGTAGCCATGCAGGTTTGGTCGGGGAAGGCAAGAAGTTCTTTCATAACATGACTAAGCAGTATGGGGTGATACCCAGAATCGAACATTATGGCTGCCTGGTTGATCTCCTCAGCCGGTCTGGGCTGCTCGATGAAGCATATGACCTGGTCAAGTCTATGAGAATGAAACCCAACATTGTTGTTTGGGGAGCTCTTCTTGGTGGTTGCAAGATCCATAAACAGATTCAACTTGGGGAGCACATAATTGAGCACATTTTGCAGCAGCAACTAGTGAACCCTGAAGATAATGGTGGCGTATATGCTTTGATCTGCAACATGTACGCTGCATTTGGCAACTGGAAGGATGCAGAAAGGATGCGACacatgattaaaataaaacaagttaaaaggACTCCAGGTTCAAGCCTGATTGAGGTGGGGGACATGGTTCATGAGTTTGTTGTAGCAGACAAGTTGCATCCCCAGAGACAGGAAATCCTTGAGATGCTTGGTGAGATCTTTCAGCAACTTGAAGCAATTGGATACCGAGCAAACACCTCACCTGTGTTCTATGAtatagaggaagaagagaaggaatgTGCTATTAGGTACCACAGCGAAAAATTGGCTATTGCTTTTGCTCTAATGAGTTTGTGTTCAGACGTTTCTGTCAGGATTGTGAAGAACCTGAGAATTTGTGACGATTGTCACAACTTTGCTAAGTCTGTTTCGGAAGTGTATGGCCGAGAAATAATTATAAGGGATAAAGCTAGGTTTCATCATTTCAAACAGGGTTCATGTTCGTGCATGGACTACTGGTGA